Proteins from a single region of Flavobacterium sp. K5-23:
- a CDS encoding OsmC family protein: MTFKHFFKAKLNWFSETKDLDSAVKKYTKSHTIAIEGKAILNVSAAKAFKGDPLCYNPEDLLLSSVVSCHMMSYLYVCAQNGIEVVSYTDEAEAILEVLEDGRGRFIEMSLNPKVIIAQPEKIAEALCLHKKANQLCFIANSCNFPIVHFPSCEVV, encoded by the coding sequence ATGACTTTTAAACATTTTTTTAAAGCAAAATTGAATTGGTTTTCTGAAACAAAAGATCTTGATTCAGCCGTAAAGAAATATACTAAAAGCCATACGATTGCCATAGAAGGAAAAGCAATTCTAAATGTTTCAGCTGCCAAAGCTTTCAAAGGCGACCCGCTATGTTATAATCCAGAAGATTTATTGTTAAGCAGTGTGGTTTCTTGCCATATGATGTCGTATTTATATGTTTGTGCTCAAAACGGAATCGAAGTGGTGTCTTATACTGATGAAGCTGAGGCAATTCTTGAAGTTCTTGAGGATGGTAGAGGCCGTTTTATTGAAATGAGCTTAAATCCAAAAGTTATCATAGCACAGCCAGAAAAAATCGCTGAAGCATTATGCTTGCATAAAAAAGCAAATCAACTCTGTTTTATTGCCAACTCCTGTAATTTTCCTATTGTACATTTTCCTAGTTGTGAAGTGGTTTGA
- a CDS encoding DMT family transporter — translation MKNKILNIPPIPAVLFAIISVQSGAAIAKTLFPMLGAAATATLRIGLSAIILLAVYRPNLFKITAIQWKIVIPYGLSLGAMNLIFYLAIERIPIGLAVTLEFIGPLLVAVLGSKRLLDYLWVLLAASGIVLIAPWSNNGIDLIGVLFALLAGALWAAYIVLGGKVSKIMKGGEAVATGMLFATILILPFGILGNGLNSLTPTFFYLGIALALLSSAIPFTLEMKALGQLPSRTFSILMSLEPAAASICALLFLQEYLTVNEVIAVVFVVIASVGSTFTSKSNV, via the coding sequence GTGAAAAATAAGATACTCAATATACCGCCAATACCTGCTGTGCTCTTTGCAATAATAAGCGTACAGTCAGGAGCTGCCATTGCAAAAACACTCTTCCCTATGCTTGGAGCTGCTGCTACTGCAACGCTAAGAATAGGACTGTCCGCTATTATTCTTTTGGCTGTTTACAGACCTAACTTATTTAAAATCACAGCCATCCAATGGAAAATTGTAATCCCTTATGGTTTATCCTTGGGTGCAATGAATTTAATTTTTTATTTGGCTATAGAGCGTATTCCGATCGGGCTTGCTGTTACCCTGGAATTTATTGGCCCGTTATTAGTGGCTGTTTTGGGCTCAAAACGTTTACTGGATTATTTATGGGTACTTCTTGCCGCCTCGGGAATTGTTTTAATTGCACCTTGGTCAAATAACGGAATAGATTTAATTGGAGTACTGTTTGCTTTATTAGCAGGTGCGCTTTGGGCAGCTTATATTGTATTGGGAGGGAAAGTCTCTAAAATAATGAAAGGCGGTGAAGCAGTTGCCACAGGAATGCTCTTTGCTACTATACTAATACTCCCTTTTGGAATTTTAGGAAACGGCCTAAATAGCCTCACGCCAACATTCTTTTATTTAGGGATTGCTCTTGCCCTTTTGTCCAGTGCCATTCCATTTACACTAGAGATGAAAGCCCTAGGACAATTACCTTCCCGAACCTTCAGTATTTTAATGAGTTTAGAACCTGCCGCTGCTTCAATTTGTGCGTTACTTTTTTTACAAGAATACTTAACTGTAAATGAAGTTATAGCGGTTGTCTTTGTTGTAATCGCCTCGGTTGGATCAACGTTTACATCGAAATCTAATGTTTAA
- a CDS encoding DUF4402 domain-containing protein: MAILILCCDFSYAQPSLPQRSITVMATQQLHFGTFAVGAGGGSVIVGWDGTRTNTGNITLLSLAPTYQPAIFELKLCAGRSVNISFDPTVNLSGSDGGNLTLHVGPTEKGPNGTTFIINTDCNFVTPLRVGGTLDVPGGSIPGVYTGSFFITFNQE; this comes from the coding sequence ATGGCTATACTAATCTTGTGCTGTGATTTTTCTTATGCTCAACCAAGTTTACCACAACGTTCAATAACTGTGATGGCTACGCAACAACTTCATTTTGGTACTTTTGCAGTAGGGGCTGGCGGAGGGAGTGTTATCGTGGGTTGGGACGGTACAAGAACTAACACGGGTAATATTACTTTATTGAGTCTGGCTCCTACCTATCAACCTGCAATTTTCGAACTAAAATTGTGTGCGGGAAGAAGTGTAAATATCAGTTTTGATCCCACGGTTAATTTATCCGGTAGCGATGGAGGTAATCTTACCCTTCACGTAGGTCCAACTGAAAAGGGACCAAATGGTACTACATTTATTATTAATACAGATTGTAATTTTGTTACACCTCTTCGTGTTGGAGGGACGCTTGATGTGCCTGGTGGCTCAATACCAGGAGTGTATACAGGGAGTTTCTTTATTACTTTTAATCAGGAATAA
- a CDS encoding molecular chaperone, which translates to MKKRILLLCIIVLGFSYKTKAQGDLLVTPTRVVFEGNKQRESLSLVNMGTETTTYSVSFVQKKMNEDGSFVDLVEELPGQPFADPYLRIFPRQVTLAPQEAQVIMLQYRRKPEMAAGEYRSHLYFRSEKDYTALGQKDTIKDSKSLSVQIIPIFGMSIPVIIRTGEVSVTAALEDLKLEIVDKTNRILNLNIHRKGNISLYGDIRVSFVPSIGKAYEIAAVNGVGVYTNIEKRNIKIRLGNSSGNVWTRGTIKVSYISNGGGKPVVYAENELEIK; encoded by the coding sequence ATGAAAAAAAGGATTTTATTACTGTGTATTATTGTTTTGGGTTTTAGTTATAAAACGAAAGCACAAGGTGATTTACTTGTTACTCCTACAAGAGTGGTTTTTGAGGGGAATAAACAGAGAGAATCACTGAGTTTAGTGAATATGGGTACTGAAACCACAACCTATTCTGTTTCATTTGTTCAAAAGAAAATGAATGAAGATGGTAGTTTTGTAGATCTTGTTGAAGAATTGCCTGGGCAACCTTTTGCGGATCCTTACTTGCGTATTTTTCCACGACAAGTAACTCTTGCTCCTCAGGAAGCACAGGTTATTATGTTGCAATATAGAAGAAAACCGGAAATGGCAGCTGGAGAATACCGTTCTCATTTGTACTTCAGATCTGAGAAAGATTATACGGCACTTGGCCAAAAAGACACTATTAAGGATTCTAAATCTTTAAGTGTGCAAATAATTCCAATATTTGGGATGAGTATTCCAGTAATTATTAGAACAGGTGAAGTAAGTGTTACGGCAGCTTTAGAAGATTTAAAACTGGAAATAGTTGACAAAACGAATCGCATTCTAAATTTAAACATACATCGTAAAGGGAATATATCCCTATACGGTGATATACGTGTTTCTTTTGTTCCTTCTATTGGTAAAGCATATGAAATTGCTGCGGTTAATGGAGTAGGAGTGTATACTAATATTGAAAAGCGAAATATTAAGATAAGATTAGGTAATTCATCTGGAAATGTTTGGACAAGAGGAACAATTAAAGTTAGTTACATAAGTAATGGAGGTGGTAAGCCTGTAGTCTACGCCGAAAATGAGTTAGAAATTAAATAG
- a CDS encoding DUF4402 domain-containing protein has protein sequence MKKNLLLLFVVFVFTTLASNVSAQTIATVTGTTAGAKLIRPMGLSRTSALHFGTINILTPGSGTVILNPSDATRTFTGVLQQSLVNPPATNAAFNVTGTKDTFYLVSLPSEIFVTDGTTTMTIDNITASFATAGAIAFRGILNGSGQDSFKVGGTLNVTALDAGGVYAGIFNVSVDYN, from the coding sequence TTGAAAAAAAACCTACTATTGCTTTTCGTTGTATTTGTATTTACAACATTAGCATCGAATGTATCTGCTCAGACTATTGCAACTGTAACAGGAACTACAGCTGGAGCAAAATTAATTAGACCGATGGGTCTTTCTCGAACTTCTGCTTTACATTTTGGAACTATAAATATCTTAACCCCTGGGTCAGGGACAGTTATTCTTAATCCAAGTGATGCTACTCGTACTTTTACAGGTGTTCTACAACAATCATTAGTTAATCCTCCTGCTACAAATGCTGCATTTAATGTTACAGGAACTAAAGATACCTTTTACCTAGTGTCATTGCCTAGTGAAATTTTTGTGACTGACGGAACAACTACAATGACAATTGATAATATAACTGCGAGTTTTGCAACTGCGGGAGCGATTGCTTTCAGAGGTATTCTTAATGGATCAGGTCAGGATAGTTTTAAGGTTGGTGGAACATTAAATGTAACTGCGTTAGATGCAGGAGGTGTTTACGCAGGAATTTTTAATGTTAGTGTTGATTATAACTAG
- a CDS encoding DUF4402 domain-containing protein, protein MKNLFTYLLVFIAVGLSSNVKAQSGASVNASAGASIVVPMKLSEKNSLNFGTSTKQVGLGGSVVLSTGDASRDFNGGVSASSIGESPSNAIFEISGTHNKSYSITLPSSITIAESGSSTMIIDDLKVRFVNTTGDILINEGNNSLSQVLSDNGTSSFRLGGKLNIDSDQEAGMYSGTYVVMVDYN, encoded by the coding sequence ATGAAGAATCTATTTACATATTTATTGGTATTTATTGCAGTTGGTTTATCATCGAATGTTAAAGCGCAATCAGGGGCATCAGTAAATGCTTCGGCAGGAGCAAGTATAGTTGTTCCAATGAAACTTTCGGAGAAAAATTCTTTAAATTTTGGTACTAGTACTAAACAAGTTGGATTAGGTGGTTCAGTAGTACTTTCTACTGGTGATGCCTCGAGAGATTTTAACGGGGGGGTTTCTGCTTCTTCAATTGGAGAATCTCCATCTAATGCTATTTTTGAAATTTCCGGAACACATAATAAAAGTTATTCAATTACCTTACCTTCTTCAATTACAATAGCGGAGTCAGGATCTAGTACAATGATTATCGATGATCTTAAAGTACGATTTGTAAATACTACTGGTGACATTTTAATTAACGAAGGAAATAATAGTCTAAGTCAGGTGCTTAGCGATAACGGAACAAGTAGTTTTAGATTAGGCGGAAAATTAAACATTGATTCTGATCAAGAAGCAGGAATGTATTCAGGAACTTATGTTGTAATGGTAGATTATAATTAG